A portion of the Rhodopseudomonas sp. BAL398 genome contains these proteins:
- a CDS encoding LemA family protein → MRRILTILAALATLSLTNCGYNSIQTEDQQVKASWSEVVNQYQRRADLVPNLVNSVKGFAQQEKDVLLGVTQARAKVGSIQATPEVLNDPAAFQKFTAAQGELSSALSRLLVVTENYPQLKSDALFRDLMAQLEGTENRITVARNRYIKAVQEYNVTVRSFPVNFTALMFGYKEKPNFTVDNEKAISTAPKVDFNPSPAPAK, encoded by the coding sequence ATGCGTAGGATTTTGACGATTCTGGCGGCGCTCGCGACGTTGAGCCTGACCAATTGCGGCTACAATTCGATCCAGACCGAGGACCAGCAGGTCAAGGCCAGCTGGTCCGAAGTGGTTAACCAGTATCAGCGCCGCGCCGATCTTGTGCCGAATCTGGTGAATTCGGTGAAGGGCTTCGCGCAGCAGGAAAAGGACGTGCTGCTCGGCGTCACCCAGGCGCGCGCCAAGGTCGGCAGCATCCAGGCGACGCCGGAGGTGCTGAACGATCCCGCCGCGTTTCAGAAATTCACCGCCGCGCAGGGCGAATTGTCGAGCGCGCTGTCGCGCCTGCTGGTGGTCACCGAGAACTATCCGCAGCTGAAGTCCGACGCGCTGTTCAGGGATCTGATGGCGCAGCTGGAGGGCACCGAGAATCGCATCACCGTGGCGCGCAACCGCTATATCAAGGCGGTGCAGGAGTATAACGTCACGGTGCGTTCGTTCCCGGTGAATTTCACCGCGTTGATGTTCGGCTACAAGGAAAAGCCGAATTTCACCGTCGACAATGAAAAGGCGATCTCGACAGCGCCGAAAGTCGATTTCAACCCGAGCCCGGCGCCGGCGAAGTAG
- a CDS encoding O-acetylhomoserine aminocarboxypropyltransferase yields MAAPKPPGFETLSLHAGQHPDPLTGSRAVPIYQTTSYVFQDTDHAAALFNMERAGHLYTRISNPTTAVLEERLAALEGGVGAVCTASGMAALHLAIATLLNAGDHIVASSSLYGGSINMLTHTLPRFGITTTFVKPRDHDAFRAAIKPNTRLVIGETIGNPGLEVLDIPKVAAIAHTAKIPLLIDNTFATPYLSRPIELGADIVMNSATKWIGGHGIAIGGVIVDGGRFDWRGSGKFPTLTEPYAGYHDIVFDEQFGPPAFIIRARMEGLRDFGACLSPTNAFQLLQGVETLGVRMDRHVANTAAVLAFLTANKAVDWVLHPTLDNHPDYELAKQLLPKGAGSIVSFGIKGGRAAGRKFIEALRLTSHLANVGDAKTLVIHPASTTHQQMDAAQLVASGIGEELVRLSVGIESASDIIDDLGQALRVSQKV; encoded by the coding sequence ATGGCCGCACCTAAACCACCCGGTTTCGAGACCCTGAGCCTGCATGCCGGCCAGCACCCCGACCCGCTGACCGGATCGCGCGCCGTGCCGATCTATCAGACCACGTCCTACGTGTTTCAGGACACCGACCACGCCGCCGCTTTGTTCAACATGGAGCGCGCCGGGCATCTGTATACGCGGATCTCGAACCCCACCACCGCGGTGCTGGAAGAGCGGCTGGCCGCGCTGGAAGGCGGCGTCGGCGCGGTATGCACGGCGAGCGGCATGGCGGCGCTGCATCTGGCGATCGCCACGCTGCTCAATGCCGGCGACCATATCGTCGCCTCGAGCTCGCTCTATGGCGGCAGCATCAATATGCTGACCCATACGCTGCCGCGCTTCGGCATCACCACGACCTTTGTGAAGCCGCGCGATCACGATGCGTTTCGTGCCGCGATCAAGCCCAACACCAGGCTGGTGATCGGCGAGACCATCGGCAATCCCGGCCTTGAAGTTCTGGATATTCCCAAGGTGGCGGCGATCGCCCATACGGCGAAGATCCCGCTGTTGATCGACAACACTTTCGCGACGCCCTATCTGAGCCGGCCGATCGAACTCGGCGCCGACATCGTGATGAATTCGGCGACCAAATGGATCGGCGGCCACGGCATCGCGATCGGCGGCGTCATCGTCGATGGCGGCCGCTTCGACTGGCGCGGCTCCGGCAAATTCCCGACGCTGACCGAGCCCTATGCGGGCTATCACGACATCGTCTTCGACGAGCAATTCGGCCCGCCGGCCTTCATCATCCGCGCCCGGATGGAAGGCCTGCGCGATTTCGGCGCCTGCCTGTCGCCCACCAATGCGTTCCAGCTGCTGCAGGGCGTCGAGACGCTGGGGGTGCGGATGGACCGCCACGTCGCCAACACCGCGGCGGTTCTGGCCTTCCTCACCGCCAACAAGGCGGTCGATTGGGTGTTGCATCCGACGCTGGACAACCATCCCGATTACGAGTTGGCCAAGCAGCTGCTGCCGAAGGGCGCCGGTTCGATCGTCTCCTTCGGCATCAAGGGCGGGCGCGCCGCTGGCCGGAAATTCATCGAGGCGCTGCGGCTGACCAGTCACCTTGCCAATGTCGGCGACGCCAAGACGCTGGTGATCCACCCGGCCTCCACCACCCATCAGCAGATGGACGCCGCGCAACTGGTCGCCTCCGGCATCGGCGAGGAACTGGTGCGGCTGTCGGTCGGCATCGAATCCGCATCCGATATCATCGACGATCTGGGTCAGGCGCTGCGCGTCTCGCAGAAGGTGTAA
- a CDS encoding dihydrodipicolinate synthase family protein, whose amino-acid sequence MTDFHGVFPYLVSPIDADGTIRTDVLGRLCDDLIKSGVHGLTPLGSTGEFAYLNAAQREIMVKATIEAAQHRVPVVAGVSATSTADAVAQAKSYQKLGADGILAILEAYFPLKDAQIEAYFTAIADAVEIPVVIYTNPQFQRADLNLDVISRLAKHPRIRYIKDASTNTGRLLSIMNRCGDDLQVFSASAHIPAAVMLIGGVGWMAGPACIVPRQSVELYNLCLAGCWDDALVLQRRMWRVNEAFARFNLAACIKGGLSIQGYDVGDPVPPQAALTAEERKVVEDVLREVG is encoded by the coding sequence ATGACTGATTTTCACGGCGTCTTTCCCTATCTGGTGTCTCCGATCGATGCGGATGGCACAATACGTACCGATGTGCTCGGCCGCCTGTGCGACGACCTGATCAAATCCGGCGTGCATGGCTTGACCCCGCTCGGCTCGACCGGCGAATTTGCCTATCTCAATGCGGCGCAACGCGAGATCATGGTGAAGGCGACCATCGAAGCCGCGCAGCACCGTGTGCCTGTGGTAGCGGGCGTTTCCGCCACCTCGACCGCGGATGCGGTGGCGCAGGCGAAATCATATCAAAAGCTCGGCGCCGACGGCATTCTGGCGATTCTGGAGGCGTATTTTCCGCTCAAGGATGCGCAGATCGAAGCCTATTTCACGGCGATCGCCGATGCCGTCGAGATCCCCGTGGTGATCTACACCAACCCGCAGTTCCAGCGCGCCGATCTGAATCTGGACGTGATATCCCGCCTCGCGAAACATCCGCGCATTCGCTACATCAAGGATGCCTCGACCAATACCGGACGCTTGCTGTCGATCATGAATCGTTGCGGCGACGATCTCCAGGTGTTTTCCGCGTCGGCGCATATTCCCGCCGCGGTGATGTTGATCGGTGGCGTCGGCTGGATGGCCGGGCCGGCCTGCATCGTGCCGCGCCAGAGCGTCGAGCTCTACAATCTGTGCCTGGCGGGATGCTGGGATGATGCGCTGGTGCTGCAGCGGCGGATGTGGCGCGTCAACGAGGCCTTCGCGCGATTCAATCTGGCCGCCTGCATCAAAGGCGGGCTCTCGATCCAGGGCTACGACGTCGGCGATCCAGTGCCGCCGCAAGCGGCGTTGACCGCCGAGGAGCGCAAGGTGGTCGAAGACGTGCTGCGCGAGGTCGGGTGA
- a CDS encoding xanthine dehydrogenase family protein molybdopterin-binding subunit, with the protein MNILPGNMRFGTGQPVKRLEDQRLLTGLGHYLDDKPADGALWLFVLRSPHAHARIGAIDTEAAREMQGVEAVFTGADLVADDVGTLPTLPIFKRPDGSPMALPARRLLAHETVRFVGEPVVAVVATSLDAARAAAEAIAVDYEELPAVTDPTAAIQPGAPTVCDAAPDNIVAAMSYGDAAAVDAAFAGAAHVVSLDIASQRLIPSAMEPRSTIAELDKSGRLTLHVQSQTPTSTRDTLADAILKRTKDSIVVRVGDLGGGFGMKTGLYPEDGLVAYAAVKLNRKIRWRGERTDDFVGGTHGRDLTSTASFALDPKGRVLAYRVTSLGGTGAYLAGAGVIIPLVLGPFVQTGVYDLPLVHFDIKAVMTHTAPVGAYRGAGRPEAVYIVERLMDAAARQLGIDPRAIRKTNYIKPAQLPYTNAVGQVYDSGAFAHMLDRAVKLADWDGFAARKKAAKKKGLLYGRGLTSYIEWTGGRAHTEKVSLHATAEGRIVLHSGTQAMGQGLETTYSQMLAASLGIGMDKIDVVQGNTDLAQGFGSVGSRSLFVGGTAVAVSTVDMVAKAREKAANILEASVDDIEYADGYLTIAGTDRRISLFEIAAKEKGARLSVDSTGEVDGPSWPNGTHICEVEIDPETGITKVVRYTTVDDVGTAVNPMLVSGQIHGGVAQGIGQALYEGVSYDSDGQLLTASYQDYCVPRADDIPAIEVTLDGSAPCKTNPLGAKGCGESGAIGGPPCIVHGVLDALAPLGITALNTPLTPEKVWRAIKDAEAAQK; encoded by the coding sequence ATGAACATCCTGCCCGGCAACATGCGTTTCGGAACGGGTCAGCCCGTCAAGCGCCTTGAAGACCAGCGCCTGTTGACCGGGCTCGGACACTATCTCGACGACAAGCCGGCCGATGGCGCGCTGTGGCTGTTCGTGTTGCGCTCGCCGCATGCGCATGCGCGGATCGGCGCCATCGACACCGAGGCGGCGCGCGAGATGCAGGGCGTGGAGGCAGTTTTCACCGGTGCGGATCTGGTCGCCGACGATGTCGGCACCTTGCCGACGCTGCCGATCTTCAAGCGTCCAGACGGCTCGCCGATGGCGCTGCCGGCGCGGCGGTTGTTGGCCCATGAGACGGTGCGCTTTGTCGGCGAGCCGGTTGTCGCGGTGGTGGCGACGTCGCTTGACGCGGCGCGCGCAGCGGCCGAAGCGATCGCTGTCGACTACGAGGAGCTGCCGGCGGTGACCGACCCGACCGCGGCGATCCAGCCCGGCGCGCCAACCGTCTGCGATGCGGCCCCCGACAATATCGTCGCGGCGATGAGCTATGGCGACGCCGCCGCGGTCGATGCCGCCTTCGCGGGCGCCGCCCATGTGGTGTCGCTCGACATCGCCAGCCAGCGGCTGATCCCCTCGGCGATGGAGCCGCGCAGCACCATCGCCGAACTCGACAAATCCGGACGGTTGACGCTGCATGTGCAGTCGCAGACTCCGACCTCGACCCGCGATACGCTCGCCGACGCCATACTGAAGCGGACGAAGGACAGCATCGTGGTACGGGTCGGCGATCTCGGCGGCGGCTTCGGCATGAAGACCGGGCTGTATCCCGAGGACGGCCTGGTCGCCTATGCGGCGGTGAAGCTCAACCGCAAGATCCGCTGGCGCGGCGAGCGCACCGACGACTTCGTCGGCGGCACTCATGGCCGCGACCTGACCTCGACGGCGTCCTTTGCGCTCGACCCCAAGGGCCGCGTGCTGGCCTATCGGGTGACCTCGCTCGGCGGCACCGGGGCCTATCTTGCTGGCGCCGGCGTGATCATTCCGCTGGTGCTGGGGCCGTTCGTGCAGACCGGCGTCTACGACCTGCCGCTGGTGCATTTCGACATCAAGGCGGTGATGACCCACACCGCGCCGGTCGGCGCCTATCGCGGCGCGGGGCGTCCCGAGGCGGTCTATATCGTCGAACGGCTGATGGACGCCGCCGCGCGCCAGCTCGGCATCGATCCGCGCGCGATCCGCAAGACCAATTACATCAAGCCGGCGCAGCTGCCCTACACCAACGCGGTCGGCCAGGTCTATGACAGCGGCGCCTTCGCCCATATGCTCGACCGCGCCGTCAAGCTCGCCGATTGGGACGGCTTTGCGGCGCGCAAGAAAGCCGCGAAGAAGAAGGGCCTGCTCTATGGCCGCGGCTTGACCAGCTATATCGAATGGACCGGCGGCCGCGCCCATACCGAGAAGGTCAGCCTGCACGCCACCGCCGAAGGGCGGATCGTGCTGCACTCCGGCACCCAGGCGATGGGGCAGGGGCTCGAGACCACCTATTCGCAGATGCTGGCGGCCTCGCTCGGCATCGGCATGGACAAGATCGACGTCGTGCAGGGCAACACGGATCTGGCGCAGGGATTCGGCAGCGTCGGCTCGCGCTCGCTGTTCGTCGGCGGCACCGCGGTCGCGGTGTCCACCGTCGACATGGTGGCCAAGGCCCGCGAAAAGGCCGCGAATATTCTGGAAGCCTCGGTCGACGATATCGAATATGCCGACGGCTATCTGACCATCGCCGGCACCGACCGCCGGATCAGCCTGTTCGAGATCGCCGCCAAGGAAAAGGGCGCGCGGCTCAGCGTCGACTCCACCGGGGAGGTCGACGGCCCGAGCTGGCCGAACGGCACCCATATCTGCGAGGTCGAGATCGATCCCGAGACTGGCATCACCAAAGTGGTGCGCTACACCACGGTCGACGATGTCGGCACGGCGGTCAATCCGATGCTGGTGTCGGGCCAGATCCATGGCGGCGTCGCGCAGGGCATCGGTCAGGCGCTGTATGAGGGCGTGAGCTACGATTCCGACGGGCAGCTGTTGACCGCGAGCTATCAGGACTATTGCGTCCCGCGCGCCGACGACATTCCGGCGATCGAGGTGACGCTGGATGGTTCGGCGCCGTGCAAGACCAATCCGCTCGGCGCCAAAGGCTGCGGGGAATCCGGCGCGATCGGCGGCCCGCCCTGCATCGTCCACGGCGTGCTCGACGCGCTGGCCCCGCTCGGGATCACGGCGCTGAACACGCCGCTGACGCCGGAGAAGGTCTGGCGGGCGATCAAGGACGCCGAAGCCGCACAAAAGTAG
- a CDS encoding glutathione S-transferase family protein, producing MKLYDSIGPNPRLVRMFIAEKGLSIPTQPVDIRAGENRQPEHLARNPHGQTPTLELDNGSFLSEVTAICEYLEEKHPQPPLIGTTAEERAECRMWTRRIDLYICEPLTNGYRFSEGLKMFQDRVICVPEAAPGLKKIAADRIQWMDGQITGKEYVCGSRLTLADLLLYGWLDFGARVGQPLNEDNKNIMAWFARIGARPSAKA from the coding sequence ATGAAACTCTACGATTCGATCGGGCCGAATCCGCGCCTGGTGCGGATGTTCATCGCCGAAAAGGGCCTCAGCATCCCGACCCAGCCGGTCGACATTCGCGCCGGGGAGAACCGTCAGCCCGAGCATCTCGCCCGCAATCCGCACGGCCAGACTCCGACGCTGGAACTCGATAATGGCAGTTTCCTGTCCGAGGTGACCGCGATCTGCGAATATCTCGAGGAGAAACATCCGCAGCCGCCGCTGATCGGCACCACCGCCGAAGAGCGCGCCGAATGCCGGATGTGGACGCGGCGGATCGACCTCTATATTTGCGAGCCGCTGACCAACGGCTATCGCTTCAGCGAAGGCCTGAAGATGTTCCAGGATCGCGTGATCTGCGTTCCGGAGGCTGCGCCCGGGCTGAAGAAGATCGCCGCCGACCGCATCCAATGGATGGACGGTCAGATCACCGGCAAGGAGTATGTCTGCGGCTCGCGCCTGACGCTGGCCGATCTGCTGCTGTATGGCTGGCTCGATTTCGGCGCCAGAGTCGGCCAGCCGCTCAACGAGGACAACAAGAATATCATGGCCTGGTTCGCCCGGATCGGCGCGCGGCCCTCGGCGAAGGCGTAG
- a CDS encoding TPM domain-containing protein: MTAARAMRASIGALLLCLVVAAFAQLASSRLAFADVAVPQLTGRVVDQTGTLSAEATARLEQKLKDFEARKGSQIAVLLVPTTAPETIEQFAIRVAEQWKIGRSKIDDGAILLVAKNDRKLRIEVGYGLEGALTDVTAKRIIDEIITPKFRNGDFSGGIEDGVDRIISVIDGEPLPKPEPQHEWQAPGFDPSMIFNPFFIIGALVLGHILRMVLGRLPGALVAGGIIAVIAWFMVASFIMSGIAGLAAFLFTLFSDSLGSGGGGRSGGWSGGGGSWSGGSGGSSSGGFSGGGGSFGGGGASGSW, encoded by the coding sequence ATGACAGCCGCGCGGGCCATGCGGGCGTCGATTGGGGCGCTGCTTCTGTGCCTTGTCGTTGCGGCATTCGCCCAGCTCGCATCATCCCGGCTGGCCTTTGCCGACGTCGCGGTGCCGCAGCTCACCGGGCGGGTGGTCGACCAGACCGGCACGCTGAGCGCCGAGGCCACCGCGCGGCTGGAGCAGAAGCTCAAGGATTTCGAGGCCCGCAAGGGCAGCCAGATCGCCGTGCTGCTGGTGCCGACCACCGCGCCGGAAACCATCGAGCAATTTGCGATCCGCGTCGCCGAGCAATGGAAGATCGGTCGCAGCAAGATCGACGACGGCGCGATCCTGCTGGTCGCCAAGAATGATCGCAAGCTGCGCATCGAGGTCGGCTACGGGCTCGAAGGCGCGCTGACCGACGTCACCGCCAAGCGCATCATCGACGAGATCATCACCCCGAAATTCCGCAATGGCGATTTCAGCGGCGGCATCGAGGACGGCGTCGATCGCATCATCAGCGTGATCGACGGCGAGCCGTTGCCCAAGCCCGAGCCACAGCATGAATGGCAGGCGCCGGGCTTCGACCCCTCGATGATCTTCAATCCGTTCTTCATTATCGGTGCGCTGGTGCTCGGCCACATCTTGCGCATGGTGCTGGGGCGGCTGCCGGGCGCGCTGGTGGCGGGCGGCATCATCGCGGTGATCGCCTGGTTTATGGTGGCGTCGTTCATCATGTCGGGCATCGCCGGGCTGGCGGCATTCCTGTTCACGCTGTTCAGCGATAGCTTGGGTAGCGGTGGCGGCGGTCGAAGTGGCGGCTGGTCGGGTGGTGGTGGCTCGTGGTCCGGCGGCTCCGGCGGATCGAGCTCCGGTGGCTTCAGCGGCGGCGGCGGCAGCTTCGGCGGCGGCGGCGCCTCGGGGAGTTGGTGA
- a CDS encoding TPM domain-containing protein: MGIRRIGKHLLTTRRRVHKAFPPRAFDAIEQAIKASEATHSGQIRFVVEGALDGAPLFRDQPARERALDIFSQLRIWDTAHNNGVLIYLLLADRDVEIVADRGIDAHVSAESWEQICKAMEAEFRQGNFEAGVLKGIDAITAHLARHFPGDDSDANELPDAPVVV; this comes from the coding sequence ATGGGCATCAGGCGGATCGGCAAGCATCTGCTGACAACCCGCAGGCGGGTCCACAAGGCGTTCCCGCCGCGCGCCTTCGACGCCATCGAGCAGGCGATCAAGGCCAGCGAGGCGACACATTCCGGGCAGATCCGCTTTGTGGTTGAAGGGGCGCTGGACGGCGCGCCGCTGTTTCGCGATCAGCCGGCGCGGGAGCGCGCGCTCGACATCTTTTCCCAGCTGCGGATCTGGGATACAGCGCATAATAACGGCGTGCTGATCTATCTGCTGCTCGCCGACCGTGACGTCGAGATCGTCGCCGATCGCGGCATCGACGCGCATGTCAGCGCCGAATCCTGGGAGCAGATCTGCAAGGCGATGGAAGCCGAATTCCGCCAGGGTAATTTCGAGGCCGGCGTGCTGAAGGGCATCGACGCCATCACCGCGCATCTGGCCAGGCACTTCCCCGGCGACGATTCCGACGCCAATGAATTGCCCGACGCGCCGGTGGTGGTGTAG
- a CDS encoding S9 family peptidase produces MTQQPNRKDAPQPPAAAKRPRQFTTHGVTLTDDYAWLKDANWQEVLRDPELLDADIRAYLEAENAYTQSLLGGNEALQKQLVAEMRGRIKEDDSSVPMPDGPYAYLRKFREGGQHEMYARQPRNGGQADVILDGDALAKDHAYFDFGDTEHSPDHRLEAWSADTAGSEYFTIRVRDWQSGNDLTDVVEETDGGVVWSADSQAFFYVKLDDNHRPMQVWRHRLGTAQVEDRLVYEEADSGWFTHLHESASGRFCVIAGGDHETSEARLIDRADPDAEPVLVAARKHGVQYSIADRGDELFILTNADGAIDFKIVTAPIAAPQRANWRDLIPHRQGVYIIDVELYAGHMVRLERANALPSIIIRDLTSGDEHSIAFDETAYSLDTMGGYEFDTTNLRFSYSSMTTPSEVYDYDMATRERVLRKRQQIPSGHNPADYVTTRIMATSHDGAQVPVSILYRKDLVRDGRAPLLLYGYGSYGMAMPASFSANRLSLVDRGFVYAIAHIRGGADKGWGWYLDGKRAHKTNSFDDFAACARALIEADYTRAKRIVGHGGSAGGMLMGAVANRAGELFAGIFAEVPFVDVLNTMLDDTLPLTPPEWPEWGNPIESAADFKTILSYSPYENVAAKDYPAILAMAGLTDPRVTYWEPAKWIARLRATMTGGGPVLLRTNMGAGHGGASGRFSRLDEVAIGYAFALWAVGMADGGQNVP; encoded by the coding sequence ATGACCCAGCAACCGAACCGCAAGGACGCGCCGCAACCGCCGGCCGCAGCAAAGCGTCCGCGTCAATTCACCACGCATGGCGTCACGCTGACCGACGATTATGCCTGGCTGAAAGACGCCAACTGGCAAGAGGTGCTGCGCGATCCCGAGCTGCTCGACGCCGATATCCGCGCCTATCTGGAAGCCGAGAACGCCTATACGCAGAGTCTGCTCGGCGGCAACGAGGCTTTGCAAAAGCAGCTGGTCGCCGAGATGCGCGGGCGGATCAAGGAAGATGATTCCAGCGTGCCGATGCCGGACGGGCCCTATGCCTATCTGCGCAAATTCCGCGAGGGCGGCCAGCACGAGATGTATGCGCGGCAGCCGCGCAACGGCGGCCAAGCCGACGTGATCCTCGACGGCGACGCGCTGGCGAAAGACCACGCCTATTTCGACTTCGGCGACACCGAACATTCGCCCGACCACCGACTGGAAGCCTGGAGCGCCGATACCGCGGGCTCGGAATATTTCACGATCCGGGTGCGCGACTGGCAGAGCGGCAACGACCTGACCGATGTGGTCGAGGAAACCGACGGCGGCGTAGTGTGGAGCGCCGATTCGCAGGCGTTCTTTTACGTCAAACTCGACGATAATCATCGCCCGATGCAGGTCTGGCGGCATCGGCTCGGCACCGCGCAGGTAGAGGATCGTCTGGTCTATGAGGAGGCCGATTCCGGCTGGTTCACCCATCTTCACGAAAGCGCCAGCGGACGATTCTGCGTCATCGCCGGCGGCGATCATGAGACTTCCGAGGCGCGGCTGATCGATCGCGCCGATCCCGACGCCGAACCGGTTCTGGTCGCAGCCCGCAAGCACGGCGTGCAATATTCGATCGCCGATCGCGGCGACGAGCTGTTCATCCTCACCAATGCCGACGGCGCGATCGATTTCAAGATCGTCACCGCGCCAATCGCGGCGCCGCAACGCGCCAATTGGCGCGATCTGATCCCGCATCGCCAGGGCGTCTACATCATCGACGTCGAACTCTATGCCGGCCACATGGTGCGGCTGGAGCGCGCCAATGCGCTGCCCTCGATCATCATCCGCGATCTGACCAGCGGCGACGAGCACAGCATTGCCTTCGACGAGACCGCCTATTCGCTCGACACCATGGGCGGCTATGAATTCGACACGACCAATCTGCGCTTCTCCTATTCGTCGATGACGACGCCGTCGGAAGTCTATGATTACGACATGGCGACGCGCGAACGCGTGCTGCGCAAGCGCCAGCAGATTCCCTCCGGCCACAACCCCGCCGACTATGTCACCACGCGGATCATGGCGACCTCGCATGATGGCGCGCAGGTGCCGGTGTCGATCCTGTATCGCAAGGATTTGGTGCGCGACGGCCGCGCGCCGCTGCTGCTCTACGGCTATGGCTCTTACGGCATGGCGATGCCGGCGTCGTTCTCGGCCAACCGGCTATCGCTGGTCGATCGCGGCTTCGTCTATGCCATCGCGCATATTCGCGGCGGCGCCGACAAGGGATGGGGCTGGTATCTCGACGGCAAGCGCGCGCACAAGACCAACTCGTTCGACGATTTCGCAGCCTGCGCCCGCGCCCTGATCGAGGCCGACTACACTCGCGCCAAGCGCATCGTCGGCCATGGCGGCAGCGCCGGCGGCATGCTGATGGGCGCGGTCGCCAACCGCGCCGGCGAATTGTTCGCCGGGATTTTCGCCGAGGTGCCCTTCGTCGACGTGCTCAACACCATGCTGGACGACACCTTACCGCTGACCCCGCCGGAATGGCCGGAATGGGGCAACCCGATCGAAAGCGCAGCCGACTTCAAAACCATCCTGTCCTATTCGCCCTATGAGAACGTCGCCGCCAAGGACTATCCGGCGATCCTGGCGATGGCCGGCCTGACCGATCCGCGGGTGACCTATTGGGAGCCGGCGAAATGGATCGCGCGGCTGCGCGCCACCATGACCGGCGGCGGGCCGGTGTTGCTACGCACCAATATGGGCGCCGGCCATGGCGGCGCCTCCGGCCGGTTCAGCCGGCTCGACGAAGTCGCGATCGGCTATGCCTTTGCGCTGTGGGCGGTGGGGATGGCTGACGGCGGCCAAAACGTGCCATAA
- a CDS encoding alpha/beta fold hydrolase, whose protein sequence is MQLSVNGVETFVATGGRAFDATLPSIVFIHGAGFDHSVWALHTRWFAHHGFGVLAPDLPGHGRSAGAPLRSIAEMADWIVALLDAAAASQAKLIGHSMGSLIALETAARHPDRVASLGLIGTTSTMTVGPDLLKAAEADDPAASAMMTIWGLGYDAELGGNLAPGLWMHGGAMRVLEANRPGVIFADLSACNAYQDALAAAARVTVPATFILGDRDMMTPIRNGKALAAAVPGSRSVVLRGAGHTMMVERPDEVLAALRG, encoded by the coding sequence ATGCAATTGTCCGTAAACGGCGTCGAGACATTCGTGGCCACCGGCGGGCGGGCGTTCGACGCCACGCTGCCGAGCATTGTCTTCATCCATGGCGCCGGCTTCGATCATTCGGTCTGGGCGCTGCACACCCGCTGGTTCGCGCATCACGGATTTGGCGTGCTGGCGCCGGATCTGCCCGGCCATGGCCGCTCGGCGGGCGCGCCGCTGCGCAGCATCGCCGAGATGGCGGACTGGATCGTGGCGCTGCTCGACGCCGCGGCTGCGTCGCAAGCCAAGCTGATCGGCCATTCGATGGGATCGCTGATCGCGCTAGAGACTGCCGCGCGGCACCCGGACCGCGTGGCCTCGCTCGGCCTGATCGGCACCACCAGCACGATGACGGTCGGGCCCGATCTGCTGAAGGCCGCCGAGGCCGACGATCCGGCGGCCAGCGCTATGATGACGATCTGGGGACTCGGCTACGACGCCGAGCTCGGCGGTAACCTCGCGCCCGGCCTGTGGATGCATGGCGGCGCGATGCGCGTGCTGGAAGCCAACAGGCCCGGCGTAATCTTCGCCGATCTGTCGGCCTGCAACGCCTATCAGGACGCCCTCGCCGCGGCGGCCCGGGTGACCGTGCCGGCGACCTTCATCCTCGGCGATCGCGACATGATGACGCCGATCCGCAACGGCAAGGCACTGGCGGCGGCGGTGCCCGGTTCGCGCAGCGTGGTGCTGCGCGGCGCCGGCCACACCATGATGGTCGAGCGTCCCGACGAGGTGCTGGCGGCGCTGCGGGGGTGA